A portion of the Stegostoma tigrinum isolate sSteTig4 chromosome 44, sSteTig4.hap1, whole genome shotgun sequence genome contains these proteins:
- the LOC132207196 gene encoding zinc finger protein 239-like, whose protein sequence is MEGEYTVDSGEKLYMCDVCARAFSRSSDLSKHKRSHKEKLWKCGDCGNGFRSSTELEIHRRNHTGEKPFSCSECGKGFSQKSHLQRHQRVHTGERPFSCSECGQGFTNSSNLLIHQRVHTGERPFICCTCGKGFTLASSLQTHQRIHTGERLFTSS, encoded by the coding sequence atggaaggagaatACACTGTTGACAGCGGTGAGAAACTGTACATGTGTGACGTGTGTGCACGAGCATTCAGCCGATCATCTGACCTCTCGAAACATAAACGGAGTCACAAGGAgaaactgtggaaatgtggggactgtgggaatGGATTCAGATCCTCGACTGAACTGGAAATTCATCGGCGcaatcacactggggagaaaccattctccTGCTCTGAATGTGGCAAGGGATTCAGTCAGAAATCCCACCTGcagagacaccagcgagttcacactggggagagaccattctccTGCTCTGAGTGTGGGCAGGGATTCACTAATTCCTCCAACCTGttgatacaccagcgagttcacactggggagaggccgttcatctGCTGTACGTGCGGCAAGGGATTCACTTTGGCTTCCAGCCTCCAGACTCATCAACGAATTCATACTGGGGAGAGGCTATTCACCAGCTCCTAG